From the genome of Perca fluviatilis chromosome 8, GENO_Pfluv_1.0, whole genome shotgun sequence:
GGACGTAACTGGCTACCTCGGTCCAGTGCAACAGACCAAGCTCACTAAAACTCCtatcaaaccatagactgtaaaaatagtgaaagtagcagcagtgacgtcacccattggtttgtggactgctgttTTTAAGCCTTGAGTTTGGCAATTTAGCTGTTGCACTCTTGGTTTTTTGAAACCGGACGTGGTGATTTTTGACAacagggtggagctggggaggatgacacGGCCAAGACAGTGTTTATGGTTCCATTggctctgcgctaagctaaatgctaaagagggaaaattgctgattttcaacccttctgaagcaagtcatccagtggagatttaccggcaggcgaccaaaatgttccaattaactttgatgtGAAAACTATAAAAAATACAGTGAGAGTACAGTCAAAGTGAGACGAAAACATGGAACACCCAAAACAAGTTAATGGCTATTgtaatgtacacagtgccatggataagcattgctaagcctctgtcctgattgaaaGGTTGGCGTTTAGCCACGCCCTAAACCATGCCCTGCTTTATCAtcaattttaaaatacattggaccaaaatgaacatcatgctgtattgaagaataCTTGAAACTagcaattgagaccataaactcattctCAAAATGTtgactgaggtaataaatcaagtgagaagtattttccccatagacttctatagaaaaaGACTTAATTTCGTAACCATTGAGTCGcgccctgctggaaattagacaGAATGCAGATTTAAGGCATGTCCGCATTGGTTTCTTTGACTTTTCAGACCCGGAAGCTTCGTCCATcattatatttacagtctatggatcAAACTGTTTTAACTAGGCGGTGCTGATCAAATATTAATCAAGCTTCTGTTACTGTATTGCCTATTTCTTGCCTaaaatgtttcagaaacatattttagtgtACTGTTTAGCGGTAATTTAGAAATTTGTGACCCTTCTGCCATTTTTTTCCTGCTTCAAAACGGACCAAGCATCGCCCCAACTTTCATGTGTCACTCAGTGCTACATCTTGCATTTGCTAACAGTTAGCTATTTGGGACCAGTCTATTTCCAGGAACaaaagcattcatttctaaagtTGCATTGCTGATGCATAAAATGTCTTGAGTTTGCTACAATAGTACTTCTCCGGTCTCTctagtctctctttcttcatctgttcttcttctcttctttttaaTTTGACTCCTTTCATTTTAGTTTGAATATAATATGGCAGTTTAACAGATAATTTCTGCAATTTTGATGATCAAGCACGCAGTGCAAAATGGAGAAGAGGCTGATCAAATTAGGTTGAAATAATTCTCCATTTTACCAAGGTCAGAAAGGTCTTCACTTAAAGTgaggtactgtatgtactgtagtaCATCACGTTTTTATCTAGCAACAGCTCATCCCTCTATATCACAACACTAGGCAAGCCTTTATGGGATGCTTCACACTACCTTTACCTAAAACTAATGCCATAATGAAAACTGTAATGTATAGGGCAATGTCAAATTGGAACATATTACCACTgcatttaaaggtccagtgtgtaacatgtttagttgttcattatcaaaatctgtgttgcccgttcacaaacttgtcctttatcatgaatatttaccaccaccatcaattccaagtattccttttggcttgaaattttacatttgcattcgcatgaactggggtagatggtccatattcatgcgccatcttgaaatacgttagccggtaagggacatacagaacatactgctccgcctttcgcgttttcgctgtcacatgataaactcacaggtgctgctaatgctgctaatgggtatcgtagattcccggccccggcaagtttgaagaaggaaacatgtaggaccacacatattcaaaatcctaatttcaggaacaggagtcatCTTCTTTgccccgaaaaaaaaaaaaggatattgaaaagagcaaagagaccggctttttgaagcatgaaggccaccgtagctgtaatacgtactttgaactggtGGTgcaagagagttgattgcgatatatgagctcaatgctagatgggagaaattcctacacattggacctttaacacaGATTACAAGTGAGATCAGTTTTAAAAAGGGAGTAAAATTAGCAATTAGTCAAAGAGAAATCATCTTAAATGCCATGATATTGGGGATGTGAATGTGAATTAATGTACTGTTGTTTACCTAAGTGTGAACGTGTCCATTTGTTAAGTGTGTTGAACATTTGTTGAAAGGAAATGTGAATGTATCAGTAGAACTATATTTTATTGTTCATGTGGAATTATTGAATATATACAGTAGTTATATACAGTTTATTGTATTGATAATATGGAAGTATTAATGTAACGTTTACTGTCTTGTTTTATCTtttgtgtggaccccaggaagaatagttGTTACTTCCATAACAAGTAATGTGTTAGGGTTTCAGAGGCtgtaggacccaaatgcagagacattTACCAGTAGTAAAGCTTTGTGTGAGctttgaggatttaataaacaaataataagGTCCATACTAACAAAAGGTGTCCCGAGAACAGAAGGCAAATCCAAAAATAGGTACAAGCAGAATCCCCAAAACAGGAACAAGCAATCCACTGACAAGGACAAACGAGAAACACCGAACAGCAaacaataatcataataatcagacaaacagacagaacagagactaaataaaccaggtaacgaggactaacaagggacaggtgacactaggCCGGgcaaacaggtgaaacaaataagacaatCACAAGGGCAGGAAAActtaaagacaggaagtaaaactagacaagacaaggtAGAAaacagatttcaaaataaaacaggaaacagaaacatacaacCATGACATAATGGGgatcttaaataaataaaaaataacaaaaaaaaaaattatatatatatatatatatatatatatatatatatattattattatttttttttttttaactttgatcCATCATTTACAGGCTCCGGGGCTCTGTTTTGACTATAAATGTTCCCTCTGTTGACAATGAATGGGATATGAGCAGAGATGTTGTAAACTAACTACACTTCCTGATTGTTCTCAATTTCAGTCCGGGACAAGTTTCCATGTGTTTGACCAGGGACGCTTTGCCAAGGAAGTTCTGCCAAAGTACTTTAAACACAATAATATGGCGAGCTTTGTTCGACAGCTCAACATGTGTGAGTACACTCATCTTGTCTTGTTTTTCTTGTCTTCtttgtcttctcttctctcaATTGCAGTATGTGTttatactttgtgtgtgtgtttgctcttgTGTGTGCGTCTAGATGGTTTCCGTAAGGTGGTGAACATTGAGCAGAGCGGTCTGGTGAAGCCTGAGAGAGACGACACAGAGTTCCAGCATCTGTACTTCCTCCAGGGACATGAACACATGCTGGAACACATAAAGAGGAAGGtatggacacacacagaaaaatgcacacacacacacgatgtcCCAAAGGCAAACTGACCAGAAagtcttttaacccttgtgttgtcctctcgGGTCATAATTGaaaatcaacatttttgttttgtttttgttattgacacattttctgacatttttgtctatttttcACTAACAttactaacaccaacttattaccactagtttttctcatatttttggaattcatggtcaataaatgtaatttatgggAAATGATTCCTAatttgaaattatgaattatttggaCTAATattatgttgatggataatcacagacgtgtgtatgtcaaagtttagttaggaggctgttttgaaaccatttaaattttttcaaatgctataaaattgaatgcccaaaattcaatgaaagcagtGATCAAGTACTTGCAATTGTTGGTAACTTGGTAGttttatcattttaaataaTCCAACATGATGCTTTGTAATGTAATCAGGAGTAATGCATCGTCTACCAAAAGACAGAAACACGATCTTTAAAAGTGGAATTTCGGACAAGAAACGTAAGAGTGAACCAAGCTAGCAGGAGCTATACAGGCTAGTGGCTCCCCATTGACCCTTTGTGGGCAGACAGCTCGGTCTTTAGTGGTATCTGGTCATTCCCTGCTGGTCTATAAGTCAGGTGCCACCGCAGTAATGGTGGCTTGTCTAAGCTGCCGCCTAGGACCTGGATTTGTTCACAATGATAATGCTgctctcgctttgccagaccttttttcacagcactgcggaggagggtctggctagtccacacagcattccgggatgggagaaaaacgtgctctggtttattggcatttctttaaaccaatcacaagcgTCCATGTTGTCAGGTTTCAAGTAATGAGTTTGTGTCCAAACAGCAGCGGAACGAACCAAACTGCGTCCAGTGCATGTGACGGCCGTGACTGTTCGTTCAGAACAAAAATGGCAGATGTGATAGACGTGATTTTTGAGGAAATGTGATGGCATTTGAGGAAAactcaggggatcaccaaagtcattagggttcatcctctggggaccatgactGTCCGAACAAAATTGTTGGCAATCCgcccaatagttgttgagaccaAAGTGGACAGactgccatccctagagccatgcTCTTAGTGTGGCTAAAAACTCCACTGAATTTCTCTGCTCACAAACAGCAGAGGGAATGCGTGGTTGTATGTGCTGTATCTGAGTATGTTACCGAGTTAGGCTGTACTGTGTGTTCAGGTATCCATAGTGAAGAGTGAGGAGACCAAAGTTCGCCAGGAGGATCTCAGTAAACTACTGTATGAAGTCCAGCTTCtcagaacacaacaggacaacATGGAGTGTCAGATGCAGGACATGAAACAGTGAGTATAGAGATTTTGTATCTATAGATCCTCAGGGACCTCAAAAGTTCCACCTTCAAtttattttgattggttgtATATTATTTGGTTAATTGCAAATACACAGGCCCTGCATTATAACATTATCTTGAGACCCTGTCTTGTAGAGGGACCTTAAGTCTAGACCTGGATTATTTTGGTTAATATTTTGCATATGTTGAATAAAATTGCTTTCCATTAAATGACACATAGGAAACCCAGGATCAGGTAGTATTCAGGATTACTGGTTGGTGTCAGGCTGTCTCAGTAAATATTATAATCTGTGTGTACTGTATTCTTCTAAAACATTATCTCACCAGTACCTGAAACATGATGCTCTCACCAACACAGCCCCTTGTGTAGTTTTAATGCAGAGCTGATTTCCGCTCAATGGGAACTTGGAAGTGACAGAGTACATGCCCAATGCACAGAGTGCACATGTGACGGATGGGGGCCAAATGGGGCCCTACAACACATTTCTGCCCCTGGGCTCCCCTACAGTTTAATGTGAATATGGTGTAAAGGTTAtgtacataaaaacaaaaattctcATGTCAGGTCAATTTGACACATTAGTAGGGCGCAGTCGGCACAAAATATTTTACAAACAGATCTCAAAAACGTATTTGATTTCACATTTAAATTTGTCCACTGAGTCATGGCGTAACaattttgtaaaaatgaaaaccttAATGGCAAAGATTCTTTATGTTTTGTGAAGAAAATACAGTCGTTATGCCTTATACAGTCGTGATGCCCCCACCCCCTTTTAATCATAATTTAGGGGGGAATGTGAGAAGAGAGAGATGTTATTCCTCTTGCTAAGTTGGAACAAAACGCCCAGTGGATGAACTGACTTTTTTCTCTAGAGGCTATTGTTGCTCAAAATAGCTGCTGTGTGTCTATTGTGTGGTGGAGCTGCATTGTGCTCTGTATTGTGCTAATGCGAGGAGAGAATGTTCACCTGCTCACCtgactaacacacacaccaataaccACATTCTTAGAAAGGATGACCAGATGTGTGCTTGTGCACATGTTCGGCCGTGTATGTAGGCGTGGACAATGTTCTCTCACAATATATTCCGACACAGACTTTTGTCTTTAGTATTTTGTGCACACATGACGAAAAGAAAATCTCCATTCCTAAAACAGATGGAATGGATTGAGCTGCTGCAAAAGCtgtgcagaaagagagagagagagagctcaaaGCTGAGTTTTCAAGCTCTTTTTTGCCTCAATTCACTCTGAAGGTTGGACTGCACTTGCACATCCTTGAAAGTCTTGTAAGACAATCCTAAAAACACAGACCTGTCCCTCCCAATATCCCAGCCTGGGACTGCTCTCCAGGCATATGCTTGTGACAATACTCTGAGTAGCTTACTAGAAAATTAGGTGGGGCAATAGCAGCTGAGCAATTCGCACCTACCATACTACCATCACACAGTGGAAAAAGCAAAATAACTGTTAGGCTCTTCTTTACATGTCTCAACAAGATCACACGTGCACCACCTTGGGGTGAGTTTTCTAGAGGTAGCAATATAACTAAAATAGTGTATAAACACAATTGCTGTGTCTCAAATCGTGCACTTCTGTACTTACTAGGGCTGggaggattttcttttgtcccgatttgattctttcacgatacattgGCAGGTGAGAGGGTGGCATCTTTATTAAAAACTTCCCAGAAACTGGACCTCTAGAATAGAGTGGCGATGTCCCTCACTTTCCTGTGGACCACCATGGGAACTTATTTCGGAAAAAATATGTACGGTAGCGAACGGCGTGAGacaaataattttttgatcccgttggaattgagccatgaataaCACATATAATGTTTgaaaatttaaaagataattttgcaagtcaaAAAAGTCTCAGTTAGAAACTCTACTCACGCCAAAGTCGCATTTGTGACGTCTTGTTGAAGCTACCATGCCTTTGTTTCGTACCAGGACAAAATGTTTCTCACAAGCAACAGGTCTCGCTCGTTCTCTCCTTTCTTGGCTGTTAAAAAGACGCTGGATACAACACATTAGGTAAGATAATGTTACATAGGTTGTGTAACAtagctaacttagctagctagcaagcaaGCTGGGTAGCAAGCAAGGTGACGTAAATTGTGTGAGACGAGATATATAGTTCGGTTTCACACAAAATTGAAGTGGTACTGCGACAAGCGGTTactttcttgacttgcaaaatcttttaaatcgaggaacatcatatgtgtaattcatggctcaattcaaacgggtcAAAAACTGATTTGTCTCTCCCCTAAGGTCCCATCAGAAAAGGAAGGGACTTCACCTCTGTATTCAAGGCCAGAATTGTGAGGAAGAAAAGTTTTGGAGGCTATTAAACTGTTGCAATGTGTGTGTCAATATGTCAATCACTAGGAACAAAATATGTACTTATCCAGATTCTTGTATTAGTGCTGATCAACTGATTGCCTATAAAACAAGCTACTTCAGATTTCTAACCAGGTGAAAATGGAAATAACTTTTACAAGGAttcttctatctatctatctatctatctatctatctatctatctatttccTGCTTCTaacatcttcctcctcctgtgtGCAGGCAGAATGAAGTGCTGTGGAGAGAGGTGGTCTCACTGAGACAGAATCACACACAGCAACAGAAAGTCATGAACAAggtaagtctgtgtgtgtgtgtgtgtgtgtgtgtgtgtgtgtgtgtgtgtgtgtgtgtgtgtgtgtgtgtgtgagtgtcagtGTGTGCCATAAACAATAACTTGTATCTGTGTTGAAACAAGTGAAATAGTGTGTTCTTCAATGTgcagagtgtgtatgtgtacatatactcATACTCATTAAAGGTATAATCCAGAGGTACATTTCAGTAGTATTACCACTTCTTCTGTTACCTACCACTACTACTCCTACTGTTATAAGTGATCCAACCAGCCAGAGAACTGCAATTGTGTGAGATATTGGTCTTTTTACCTCACCACACTTACAAGTCACTTTGATTTTACCTACAAAACATAGATCAGATAAACCTACAAAatattatacattattataGATAAAGTAAGATTATTTGGTCATACAGAATATGACAACTACAGTACTATATAAGATCCATACATCCAAAAAGAATCCCAAAAGGTTCAATGTGTGTCAgacccttatttttttattggaagatcattaaaatgtttttataggaTGGCACAGGGTGGGTTATGGTCATACAACTTATTTCccttttcctctgtgtgtgtgcgtgcgtgcgtgtgtgtgtgtgtgtgtgtgtgtgtgtgtctgtgtgtctgtttgtttgaggACGATGCTGATTCATGTTGTGCTTTTTCATTGCCAGCTGATTCAGTTTCTGTTCAGCCAGATGCAGTCGAACCCACCCAGCACTGTGGGCCTAAAGAGAAAGCTGTGagtacatgcatgcacgcacgcacgcacgcacgcactcactcactcattcacacacacacacacgcaggcacgcacacacgcactcacgcactcacgcacgcacgcacacacacacgcacacacacacacacacacacacagtggagcaATCAACAAAAGTGAGACAAACAGGGCCACAGTGGGGCAGAGGGAAGGGCTGGCTCAGCTGACAAACTGAACAATCTAACTCAACAAGCACTGTGAATGGAGACAAGTGCTgaatcagtcagtcagacacacacacacacacacacacacacacacacacacacacacacacactgactgacccacgcacgcacgcacgcacacacacagtgaaggcAGAGCAGAGTGCATGACCCTGCTACAGCCTGTGTGTAAAATGCTGGTTCAGCTTCATGTTTAGGCCTTGCATTCCATTCCACCGTCTCCTTTCCTTCCACTCCATTCCTCTTTTCACTCCCCCtcatcctgaaaaaaaaaaaaaaaaaaaaaaaaaacaaaaaaggccaaaaaaaaaaaaaaggggctttgtgatgtttttttaaatcagcagCAAATGCTATTGTGTTCACaataacaatgctaacatgttgatCTTTACCAGGTACAATGGATattatgttcaccatcttagtttagtgggttagcatgctaacatttactAATTAGAAGTTCAGTTGAAGTTGATGGGAAtggcattagttttgcaggtattttacCATTTCTAAGGCCATGCTGCTAGCATGTAGTATTCATATTCAATGTCACTTTTCTATCATGTTATCGAGAGAAATGTATGTGTACCAACAAACTTAGCTCTAAATGTGCAGTGTACAAATTCCATAGAGAGTTGATGACCTTTCGAAAATGCTGTCATGCATTTGAAAGTATGTGACAGCAACATATAGCATCAACAGTGATACACAGTAGTGATACACAGCAGTGTGGTGAAGAAGTGATATACGCTACACAAAATGACCGTAAAAGTACCGTGCATCTAATTTTACGCCGCATGGCAAACGGGGACGAAAAAACAACTGGATAAACTCTCATCTCgttcatctaaaatgcatgtttgaggGGTTCACATGTCAAGACTTTCACTAACATTAGTCTGGAGAGctaatttacctgttgggccacagtctaaaaaaaatgacaccacccaaactagcagtcagTCCAACCGGCAATGAGATGTTGCTGTTGTAAcgctagatttggtttatcaaagacCGTAGCAAATCAACACAGCGCAGAAAACAAGAACAGCAAACGTCAGATAGGTCGGACCACCGTGTTTAACTATATAGCTATAAAAAGTACAGTTACAAGTCAACAAGTTTGTCGATTTCACATATCTCCGCAATTCAAATCAACTGTTAATTGCCTACCCTGGAAGTGATTTTAGCGCAAAGTCACGGTGATTCGGTCTGCAAAGCTTCCATCTGCAACAGGttatattcattcattaattagtactctgatgatgatgatgatgatgatgatgatgatgatgatgatgatgatgatgcccTGCTGTGATTGACTGCCGATGTGTAATTGATTGAAAACAAATGTCTCTAGGCCCTTAATGTTGGACGATGGCTCTCCCAGCCCTCCTGCCTCCAAGTTCAGCCATAGTCACCCAATGGAGCCCATGCATGAGCCCTTCTACATCCAGTCGGTGAGAAAATATGAAAGTGATCCATTACCACTGTGCTTCATAACCCCTAAAGTCCGGTAAACATGTATCAAATGAGATTATCTATATTTGTGAGGCTTTACATATCTGTACCAAAAATGAATGTCCTATAGAAGTGTCTGTGCTCTGCAGCCTTTTGTCAAAGAGACCATTTTGTTGGGAACTATAATAAGTAAGCTACCGTGCTGCTGACCTTCCACATTTAGCACAAATGGCACTGGCAGCCACATGCAGTAAACACCAACTTTAAATTTACTGGCTGGCCTTTCTAATTGCTTGGCCATGTTTACATTTGTTCAGTTGATTTACCACACACCATTTGTAATACAGAAGTTATCATTCAGCATTCCGACTTTTATTTTATCTGTTCTTATGACATGGTATATCCACTACATCACAGCAAATATATATTATCTGGACATCATTCTTCTTTAACCGACTGCCATCAGTCTAGATGTTATGTTATATCACCACTAGAGGGAGGCAGTGCGCAGTAACACATTTGGAGGGCTATGTATGTGCTGTGTATGATTATAACAGGCTGTACGAACTAAAGCCCTGGATTGAAGCGAATTGACAATTTTTTTATGCCagtttgtaaagtttgtaaaaaTGATCACACAAGCGACACACACTGCCCATACAAAGGCAGAGAGCAGTAACTACAATAGCAGGGAATCTTAGATTGATGAAGTGCTGAGCAGATGGCAAGGTTGTAATGCTTTCATTTGATTCATTTTGAGGCAGTTTTTTTACCCCCGAATGATTTAAATCTATACCTTTAATAACAACACATCAAATAATATAAATTTCATCAAAGTCAAAAGCTGAGCTGGCAAAGCTCCTCTACTAAGCTAGGCTTGTTAGCCAAacctatttaatttaatttaatttatactgtttattgatccccagtggggaaattacaatttttaaattttgtttaatttaatttaattaatttaattttatttatttattttatttgtttgttttttttgttgtttttttctcctctccattAAAACTAGATTTAGCTACTAATGGTGGATATCAACCTGAATTACTGACAAGATATTGGTTcatcaaaataaatattttttaattaaagagcGAGCTAGGGAGGGGTACATTAAGCTTTAGCCAAGGCTAGCTTGCGGCTACTGTATCTTGCCATCTTGCTTTAACTTGACTCTGTTGCTTAGGCTGTCTagttgtctgtttctctgtaagAGTGCAGTAAGTGCGACGGTGGGTTTTTATAGCCCAGATATTATCAAGCCACCGTTCAGTGATTGCTGCCTGGGCCGCTCTACATAACCATAATGCAGTAACTGCACAGCTAAAGTGCAGTTAGACTTGGTTTTTAGCTCCATTTTGTAGTTACTGCAAATGGTATTTGCTGTTTTCATGGAAATACTTTCATGTGCCACATTCTTTTTATACGGTAAAACAAATCCTTTGATTGTGGTTTTAGTCAACAACCaaattctgtatttattgtgttttgtagGACAGTATTGGCCTGCTGTGAATCTGTATTAATTGTAAATGAGCAAAACTGTGGGcctaaaatgagaaaaaaagagagttttTACTAGAAGAGACAAGAGCAAACACACATCACAGTCATCTCTTCTTCTTCAGCCTTCCAGTGATACCGCTTCTTGCTCTACTAGTGGGCTCACAGGAGGACCAATTATATCAGATGTTACTGACATGTCTCAGGCCAGTATGGCCCTCCAGATGCAGCCTGATGAGACTAGGTGAGTGATGCAATATACTGTAACATTACTAGTTCCCATAAAAGTAACCCCCACAATTAGCTCTACAGCTATTGCAGCATGTAGGATTCTAGGATGTTGTGAAAGAGGTCATGGATATTGGATCATAAAACTTGTCGTAGGCAATGTGTAGCATGAAACAACAGTCTCAAAATGTGTTATATCTCTATCTCGAGTAGAGCACAGTGAGTATGATGAGGAAGTTGGTGTTTATGCATCAAACTGATAGCGGGCTTATCTGATGGAGATGAGCGTGATAGAACATGGCAAAGTGAACAAAACTAACCCTGTTTCAAGGTTTTCTTGACCCACCTAATACTACTGTAGTTATCTTTTGACTCACAGTTTTTGACTCTACCAACAGGGAGAAGTGCATGATGCTAATCAAAGAAGAGCCAGTAAGCCCAGGagtgagaggaggagggaaaggagGCAGCTTAGGGGGAGGAGAGGCTGTAGCGTTGACCTCTTCCTGTGAGGTGTGCTCCTCAGAACCTCCTGTTCTCCCCGTCGCTATGGTCCAGTCTGTCCTGGAGGGCAGGGGCTCTGTGGCTTCTATGATGGAGAAGAGGAGCAAGAGACCTGCCCTAGACAGGTAGTTGCTCAAAGTAGATAGGCAGACATACAGTAGAGACTTCAATGTACACAAAGATGTTTGTAAAGTAATGCAAGCAGTGAGCAAGGGACCCTGagtgtatgtgtttatatattacatatgaatgtgtgtgtgtgtgtgtgtgtgtgtgtgtgtgtgtgtgtgtgtgtgtgtgtgtgtgtgtgtgtgtgtgtgtgtgtgtgtgtgtgtgtgtgtgtgtggtgtgtgtgtgtgtgtgtgtgtgtttgtgtgtgtgtgtgtttgcagagtgGAAGTTTCAGATGCAGTGGAGAATGTGGACATGAgcctggaggagctgcagcagctgctgctcaGGAGCCATCAGCAGAGTACTGTGGAAGCTGGGACCAGCGCTGTTATGGATGTCAGTAGATCTGTGCTATACAACTTGTTTAACTGCATGTAGTGCATGTGTCCAATATTTGAAATTTCAAACTGGTAGTTGTGTCTGTCACTGCTTAAACAGCCAATGAGTTGAACTGTTCCTTCGTATTGACCTACACTGACAAATGTTTTTCTCactcctgtttctctctctctctctctctctctctctctctctctctctctctctctctctctctctctctctctctctctctctctgtagccCTTCAGTTTAAGCCTGCCTCTGACTGAGTGGAACTTCACTGAAATGGAGTCCAACCTCAAATCAGTAAGTTATAAAGTGTGAGAGCTGCACTTGGACAGAGCTTGGAGGAGGAGGATTTCAGGAGTAACCTGCTTCTTTTAATCATGCAACGTAATGGCATCTCCTATGCTTAACTACTTTACTGTTATCCCAAGATGTATATGACACTACAAGTATTACATTGCCTATTGAGTCTAGTTTTAGGGAGGAGGTGTTTAAATCTGCATTTactttttttggccacttggaggCACCGCAACAAGCTGTAAGCACAACATTGGCATCACCTTATAAGGTTGATATGGTGAATATGTTTCAACCAGTTGCCACTTGCCCACattcagcagacacagagcaaaaTTATGATTAATTTGGAGTTTTGTTTGTGTCCTCCTGGCAAATGTATGTCAC
Proteins encoded in this window:
- the hsf4 gene encoding heat shock factor protein 4, encoding MQESPGAMGVDGSYASNVPAFLTKLWTLVEDPDTNHLICWSASGTSFHVFDQGRFAKEVLPKYFKHNNMASFVRQLNMYGFRKVVNIEQSGLVKPERDDTEFQHLYFLQGHEHMLEHIKRKVSIVKSEETKVRQEDLSKLLYEVQLLRTQQDNMECQMQDMKQQNEVLWREVVSLRQNHTQQQKVMNKLIQFLFSQMQSNPPSTVGLKRKLPLMLDDGSPSPPASKFSHSHPMEPMHEPFYIQSPSSDTASCSTSGLTGGPIISDVTDMSQASMALQMQPDETREKCMMLIKEEPVSPGVRGGGKGGSLGGGEAVALTSSCEVCSSEPPVLPVAMVQSVLEGRGSVASMMEKRSKRPALDRVEVSDAVENVDMSLEELQQLLLRSHQQSTVEAGTSAVMDPFSLSLPLTEWNFTEMESNLKSYMFQNQEAEAFPATGCQEQ